The Zobellia alginiliquefaciens genome contains a region encoding:
- the bioB gene encoding biotin synthase BioB, translating to MSETRHNWTKEEILDIYNKPLMELLYDAATIHRKHHDPNTVQVSTLLSIKTGGCPEDCGYCPQAARYHTDIEGNDLMKVSHVKAQALRAKASGSSRVCMGAAWRNVKDGPEFDQVLEMVRTINKLDMEVCCTLGMLTENQAHRLAEAGLYAYNHNLDTSEDYYKDVISTRAFEDRLETIDNVRKSNVTVCSGGIIGMGEAIEDRAGMLVALASLNPQPESVPINSLVAVEGTPMEDMEPVSIWDMIRMVATTRIVMPETQVRLSAGRTEMSREGQAMCFFAGANSIFAGDKLLTTPNPDVNEDMEMFKMLGLNPQKPFTKVSQPKTVEAAESKLQPLGEKPKWTRPGHTIERNEEAKAKSKVVD from the coding sequence ATGAGCGAAACAAGACATAACTGGACGAAAGAAGAGATTCTTGATATTTACAATAAACCATTAATGGAGTTGCTTTATGATGCGGCTACTATCCATAGAAAACATCATGATCCAAATACGGTTCAGGTTTCTACATTACTTTCTATAAAAACAGGGGGGTGCCCAGAAGACTGTGGGTATTGTCCACAAGCGGCAAGATATCACACGGATATTGAAGGGAACGACCTTATGAAAGTTTCGCACGTAAAAGCGCAGGCTTTAAGGGCAAAAGCTTCCGGTAGCTCGCGAGTTTGTATGGGTGCAGCATGGCGAAATGTAAAGGATGGTCCTGAGTTTGATCAGGTGTTGGAAATGGTGCGTACCATTAACAAGCTAGATATGGAGGTTTGTTGTACGTTGGGTATGTTAACCGAAAATCAAGCACACCGTTTAGCTGAAGCCGGTCTTTATGCTTATAACCACAATTTAGATACATCAGAAGATTATTATAAAGATGTTATTTCTACACGTGCTTTTGAGGATCGACTAGAAACAATAGATAATGTTCGTAAGAGTAACGTAACAGTTTGTAGCGGTGGAATCATCGGTATGGGTGAGGCCATTGAAGATCGAGCTGGAATGTTGGTCGCTTTGGCAAGTTTAAATCCTCAGCCGGAATCTGTTCCAATTAATTCCCTGGTGGCCGTAGAAGGTACGCCAATGGAAGATATGGAGCCTGTTTCCATTTGGGATATGATTCGTATGGTAGCCACCACGCGTATCGTTATGCCGGAAACACAGGTGCGTTTATCTGCTGGCCGTACGGAAATGAGTAGAGAAGGACAGGCCATGTGCTTCTTTGCAGGTGCTAATTCCATTTTTGCAGGAGACAAGTTATTGACTACTCCAAATCCCGATGTAAACGAGGATATGGAAATGTTTAAAATGTTGGGTCTAAATCCTCAAAAACCATTTACTAAGGTATCTCAACCAAAAACAGTAGAAGCGGCAGAATCTAAACTGCAGCCTTTGGGTGAAAAGCCAAAATGGACTAGACCGGGACATACAATTGAACGTAACGAAGAAGCAAAGGCAAAGAGTAAAGTGGTAGATTAG
- a CDS encoding cupin-like domain-containing protein, translating to MKLAAIPRVSTISKEDFLEHYFKPQKPVVIECAIENWPAFEKWSLDYIREVAGDKVVPLYDDRPVNHEDGFNEPHAKMKMSEYIDLLKAKPTKYRIFLWNVLKEVPQLQKDYEFPDFGLTLKKKLPMLFFGGRDSFTFMHYDIDMSNIFHFHFEGKKECILFAPSETKYLYKVPNSLITHESIDFDNPDFEKWPVLKQANGYKTELNHGEVLFMPEGYWHYMKYKTPGFSMSLRSWPKNPINFAEGLYNVFIMRNFDILMRKIRGQKWIDQKNKKAIERTSKRASR from the coding sequence TTGAAGTTAGCAGCCATTCCAAGGGTATCTACAATCTCCAAGGAAGATTTTTTAGAACACTATTTTAAACCACAGAAACCTGTGGTGATAGAGTGTGCTATAGAAAATTGGCCTGCATTTGAAAAATGGAGCCTTGACTATATCCGTGAGGTTGCCGGAGATAAAGTTGTGCCGTTGTATGATGATAGGCCTGTGAACCATGAAGATGGTTTTAATGAGCCGCATGCAAAAATGAAGATGTCCGAGTATATTGATTTGCTAAAGGCCAAACCTACCAAATACCGGATTTTTCTTTGGAATGTTTTAAAGGAAGTGCCTCAGCTTCAAAAGGATTATGAGTTTCCAGATTTTGGGCTCACTTTAAAAAAGAAGCTGCCCATGCTCTTTTTTGGGGGTAGGGATTCGTTTACTTTTATGCACTATGATATTGACATGTCCAATATTTTCCATTTTCATTTTGAAGGGAAAAAAGAGTGTATTCTGTTTGCCCCATCTGAAACTAAATACTTGTATAAAGTCCCCAATTCGCTTATTACGCATGAAAGTATAGATTTTGATAACCCGGATTTTGAAAAATGGCCAGTGCTAAAGCAGGCCAATGGTTATAAAACGGAATTGAATCATGGAGAAGTACTGTTTATGCCCGAAGGTTATTGGCATTACATGAAGTATAAAACGCCAGGATTTTCTATGAGCCTTAGGTCTTGGCCAAAGAACCCGATAAATTTTGCAGAGGGGCTTTATAATGTTTTCATAATGCGTAATTTTGATATTTTAATGAGAAAAATTCGAGGTCAGAAATGGATAGACCAAAAAAATAAAAAGGCAATAGAGCGAACCTCTAAGAGGGCTTCTAGATAA
- a CDS encoding DUF6646 family protein, translating into MKFYVLSICLLLTTTFLSAQAYEGRDDQKFQVGANLQNHGTGIMASYDFGLGENISIGATATYLLGIDEGISASTWERFDTKARFSAHLGNIIGLSDEVDIYPGLDLGLKNFGFHMGARYFFSDGLGIYTELGFPIAKYKIEDLEPAEKLHNQFMVNIGAVFNFL; encoded by the coding sequence ATGAAATTTTACGTTTTATCCATTTGCTTACTTCTTACCACTACCTTTTTATCTGCACAGGCCTATGAGGGCAGAGATGACCAAAAGTTTCAAGTAGGTGCCAATTTACAAAACCACGGTACGGGAATTATGGCTTCATATGACTTTGGTTTGGGTGAAAATATATCTATTGGAGCTACGGCAACGTATCTTTTAGGTATTGATGAAGGTATATCGGCTAGTACTTGGGAACGTTTTGATACAAAGGCACGCTTTAGTGCTCATTTAGGGAATATTATAGGTCTTAGTGATGAGGTTGATATTTACCCTGGATTGGATTTAGGTTTGAAAAACTTTGGTTTCCATATGGGAGCGCGTTATTTCTTTTCTGATGGGTTGGGTATTTACACCGAACTTGGTTTTCCCATTGCCAAATACAAAATTGAAGACTTAGAACCGGCCGAAAAACTGCACAACCAGTTCATGGTTAATATTGGTGCGGTTTTTAATTTTTTATAG
- a CDS encoding regulatory protein RecX: protein MHEQRAYSIEEAKRKLEGYCAYQDRCHKEVVAKLREMRMIPEAIDQIVVHLINENFLNEERFAQSFARGKFAIKKWGKKRIVSELKQRNISKYNITTALKEIDSEDYLKTLDALAEKRLSQITDQNPLRRKKKLADYLLYRGWESHLVYEKLKELVP, encoded by the coding sequence ATGCACGAACAACGCGCTTATTCCATTGAAGAAGCCAAAAGAAAACTAGAAGGCTATTGCGCCTATCAGGACCGCTGTCATAAGGAGGTAGTTGCAAAGCTTAGAGAAATGCGAATGATTCCCGAAGCCATAGATCAAATCGTAGTTCACCTGATCAATGAGAACTTCCTAAACGAAGAACGCTTTGCCCAAAGTTTTGCAAGAGGTAAATTCGCAATAAAGAAATGGGGCAAAAAACGTATTGTAAGCGAACTTAAACAACGTAATATATCAAAATACAATATCACCACAGCTCTTAAAGAGATAGACTCAGAAGACTATCTAAAGACATTAGACGCCCTGGCAGAGAAAAGACTTTCTCAAATTACGGACCAAAACCCTTTAAGGCGAAAGAAAAAGTTAGCGGATTACCTTTTATACAGAGGATGGGAGAGCCATTTGGTCTATGAAAAACTCAAAGAACTTGTGCCGTAA
- a CDS encoding Rne/Rng family ribonuclease: protein MNRELIVRSSSDAVDFALLKDGKLTELHKEEDNNDFSVGDIFLAKVRKPVTGLNAAFVNVGYEKDAFLHYHDLGPQLATMLKFIKGVSTNKITDYSLANFPFEKDIDKNGVITDVIKANQSLLVQIVKEPISTKGPRISSELSIAGRYLVMVPFSDRVSVSQKIGSSEEKERLKILVRSIKPKGFGVIIRTVAEGKKVAELDKDLENLLAKWSTMCKKLYKAHTPSKVLVELNRASSILRDIFNDSFTGINVDDETLYEQIKDYLLEIAPGKESIVKLYNSSVPIFEKFGIERQIKTSFGRTASMSKGAYLIIEHTEALHVVDVNSGNRSNKAKNQEDTALEVNLLAASEIARQLRLRDMGGIIVVDFIDMVKAPHRKKLFDHLRDEMKDDRAKHKILPPSKFGLIQITRQRVRPEMNIKTTEENPNGNGKEIEAPIVLIDKINADLEKLLKGPKKDNGITLNIHPFIAAYITKGFPSMRSKWFLEHKKWIKIQPRDAYTYLEYRFKDKDGKTIY, encoded by the coding sequence GTGAATAGAGAATTAATCGTAAGATCTAGTTCTGATGCCGTCGATTTTGCCCTCTTAAAAGATGGAAAGCTCACTGAATTGCATAAAGAAGAAGACAACAACGATTTTTCCGTTGGTGATATTTTCTTGGCAAAGGTTCGTAAGCCCGTAACAGGTCTAAACGCTGCCTTTGTTAATGTTGGTTATGAGAAAGATGCTTTTCTGCATTATCATGACCTTGGCCCACAATTGGCCACTATGCTAAAATTCATAAAGGGCGTGAGTACCAATAAAATTACGGATTACTCGCTAGCCAACTTTCCATTCGAAAAAGACATTGATAAGAATGGCGTTATTACAGACGTCATCAAGGCAAATCAGTCGTTATTGGTTCAAATCGTTAAAGAACCTATTTCAACCAAAGGACCAAGAATTAGCTCCGAACTTTCTATAGCGGGGCGTTATTTGGTAATGGTACCTTTTTCCGATCGTGTTTCCGTATCTCAAAAAATAGGAAGTAGCGAAGAAAAAGAAAGGTTAAAAATACTGGTAAGAAGTATAAAACCTAAAGGATTCGGCGTCATTATAAGAACAGTGGCCGAAGGCAAAAAAGTAGCGGAACTAGACAAAGACCTAGAAAATTTGTTGGCTAAATGGTCAACAATGTGTAAAAAATTGTACAAGGCTCACACGCCTTCAAAAGTGTTGGTTGAACTCAACAGGGCATCTTCCATCCTTAGGGATATTTTCAATGATTCTTTTACAGGAATCAATGTTGATGATGAAACCCTTTATGAGCAAATCAAAGATTACTTGCTAGAAATTGCACCTGGAAAGGAATCCATAGTTAAACTGTATAATTCTTCTGTTCCTATTTTTGAAAAATTTGGAATTGAGCGACAAATAAAAACTTCTTTTGGCCGCACCGCCAGTATGAGTAAAGGCGCTTATCTTATTATAGAACATACCGAAGCACTACACGTTGTAGATGTAAACAGTGGTAACCGTTCTAACAAGGCCAAAAATCAAGAAGACACCGCTTTAGAGGTAAATTTACTGGCAGCTTCAGAAATAGCCAGACAATTGCGTTTGCGTGATATGGGCGGTATTATCGTTGTTGATTTCATTGACATGGTAAAAGCGCCGCACCGTAAAAAGCTTTTTGACCATCTTAGGGATGAGATGAAAGATGATCGTGCAAAGCACAAAATATTACCTCCAAGTAAATTTGGACTTATACAGATTACAAGGCAACGGGTACGGCCCGAAATGAACATCAAGACTACCGAGGAAAATCCGAATGGTAACGGGAAAGAAATTGAAGCCCCAATTGTTTTGATAGACAAAATTAACGCCGACCTTGAAAAGTTGTTGAAAGGCCCTAAAAAAGATAACGGAATTACACTTAATATTCATCCGTTTATCGCGGCCTATATTACTAAAGGCTTTCCTTCCATGCGTTCTAAGTGGTTCTTAGAACACAAAAAATGGATTAAAATACAACCTAGAGATGCGTATACGTATCTTGAATACCGTTTTAAAGATAAAGACGGTAAAACCATATATTAA
- a CDS encoding HU family DNA-binding protein encodes MTKAEIVSKISDKLGIEKGDVQATVESFMEEVKSSLESGDNVYLRGFGSFIIKTRAEKTGRNISKNTTIKIPAHNIPAFKPAKVFVEGVKSNVQVK; translated from the coding sequence ATGACGAAAGCAGAAATTGTATCGAAGATCTCAGACAAGCTGGGAATTGAAAAAGGTGATGTACAGGCCACAGTTGAAAGTTTTATGGAAGAGGTGAAATCTTCTTTGGAAAGTGGTGACAATGTTTATCTTCGCGGTTTTGGTAGTTTTATCATTAAAACAAGAGCCGAAAAAACCGGAAGAAACATTAGCAAGAACACTACAATTAAAATACCGGCACACAATATTCCTGCATTTAAGCCTGCCAAGGTTTTTGTAGAAGGTGTCAAAAGCAACGTACAAGTAAAATAA
- the mutY gene encoding A/G-specific adenine glycosylase: MTFSERILVWYKVNKRTLPWRSTRDPYKIWLSEIMLQQTRVVQGTPYYLKFIHNYPKVHDLANASEEEVLKLWQGLGYYSRARNLHATAKMVVGEYGGKFPDTYKELLLLKGVGDYTASAISSICFDRSEPVVDGNVYRVLSRYFGIDLPINSTEGVKYFKKLAREVMNVQNIRDYNQGIMEFGAIQCSPKSPDCNSCPLNESCVALQTNKVAILPVKLKKTKVRNRYFNYVVFISERGETVLEQRKGKGIWQNLWQFPLVESDSELSKPALEEELSTLYCSTEVVSVDKFNTDAIVHKLSHQHLYTTFWIVHTKSEVKDSVSFEDVENYPVPVLIAEFLARFGKK; the protein is encoded by the coding sequence ATGACATTTTCAGAGCGAATTCTTGTTTGGTATAAAGTAAATAAAAGAACCTTGCCGTGGAGGAGCACAAGGGACCCATATAAGATATGGCTTTCTGAGATTATGTTGCAGCAAACACGGGTGGTTCAAGGTACTCCGTACTACTTAAAGTTCATTCATAATTACCCTAAAGTACATGATCTTGCAAACGCTTCCGAGGAGGAAGTTTTAAAGCTTTGGCAGGGTTTGGGCTATTATTCAAGAGCACGAAACTTACATGCTACGGCTAAGATGGTAGTTGGTGAATATGGGGGTAAATTTCCTGATACCTATAAAGAATTACTGTTGCTCAAAGGAGTGGGGGACTATACGGCAAGTGCAATTTCATCTATTTGTTTTGATCGGTCCGAACCAGTCGTTGATGGTAATGTTTATAGGGTGTTGTCCCGTTATTTTGGAATAGATTTACCCATTAATAGTACCGAGGGTGTTAAATATTTCAAAAAGTTAGCCAGGGAGGTCATGAATGTGCAGAACATTCGTGATTATAACCAAGGAATCATGGAATTTGGAGCTATTCAATGTTCTCCCAAAAGTCCGGATTGTAATTCTTGTCCTTTGAATGAAAGTTGTGTAGCGCTACAAACTAATAAGGTGGCAATACTCCCGGTAAAGTTGAAAAAGACTAAAGTTCGCAATAGATATTTCAATTATGTGGTTTTTATATCGGAACGAGGGGAAACAGTACTCGAACAGCGAAAAGGTAAAGGAATATGGCAAAATCTTTGGCAATTTCCACTTGTGGAGTCAGATAGTGAACTTTCAAAACCTGCTTTGGAGGAGGAGTTAAGTACTTTATATTGTAGTACGGAAGTGGTTTCTGTGGATAAGTTTAATACAGATGCTATTGTTCATAAGCTATCGCACCAACATTTATATACTACATTTTGGATTGTACATACAAAAAGTGAGGTCAAGGACAGCGTCTCATTTGAAGACGTTGAGAACTATCCTGTACCCGTTCTTATTGCTGAGTTTTTAGCTCGGTTTGGAAAGAAGTAG
- a CDS encoding single-stranded DNA-binding protein, with protein MSGTLNKVMLIGHLGDEVKMHYFEGGGCIGRFPIATNETYTNKQTGERVTNTDWHNIVVRNKAAEICEKYLSKGDKVYVEGRLKNRQWQGEDGNTRYSTEIHVQDFTFLTTKKESMSNQQSGGQQPQQNAVTNTSNSVQSTPLSNSEQEDDLPF; from the coding sequence ATGAGTGGTACATTGAATAAAGTAATGTTAATTGGCCATTTAGGTGATGAGGTGAAGATGCATTATTTTGAAGGCGGAGGATGTATTGGGCGTTTTCCTATAGCTACAAATGAAACCTATACCAACAAGCAAACCGGGGAACGCGTTACAAATACGGATTGGCATAATATTGTAGTACGAAATAAGGCTGCTGAAATATGTGAAAAGTATTTAAGTAAAGGTGATAAAGTTTATGTTGAGGGCCGTTTGAAAAATCGCCAATGGCAGGGTGAGGACGGTAATACACGTTACAGTACGGAAATACACGTTCAAGACTTTACATTTCTTACTACAAAGAAAGAAAGTATGTCAAATCAGCAATCTGGTGGGCAACAACCACAACAAAATGCCGTTACAAATACAAGTAACAGCGTACAATCTACTCCGTTATCCAACTCTGAGCAGGAAGATGACCTTCCGTTCTAA
- a CDS encoding gliding motility-associated protein GldE, with protein sequence MDPDPLSLVPYFITLVGAFAFEITILVVLLMSSALVSGAEVAFFGLSPTDVNEISEEKSVRGNIIVKLLDRPKKLLATILIANNAINIGVVLLFSTIGNSVFANVELEWVRFLLEVVVATFLILMFGEILPKVYANRNRKAFAHFMSYPLNVLDFMFSPLSLPMRAGTLFLYDKLGKQKSNLSVDHLSQALELTSDGDTTKEEQKILQGIVTFGNTDTKQVMRPRIDIFAVSEDMKFLDILAEIKKHGYSRIPVFSENMDNVLGVLYVKDLLPYIDRKTFNWMTLIREPYFVPENKKLDDLLLEFQEKKNHLAVVVDEYGGTSGIVTLEDIIEEIVGDISDEFDDEDLIFSKLDDFNFVFDGKTALKDFYRVAKIDNETEFEEQKGESETIAGFVLEIAGSFPKRGEVIVFNEYQFVVESLDKKRLKQIKITLPQDVQI encoded by the coding sequence TTGGACCCTGACCCCCTTAGTTTAGTACCTTATTTTATTACTTTAGTAGGTGCTTTTGCATTTGAAATTACAATTCTTGTTGTTCTGCTTATGTCGTCTGCACTTGTTTCTGGAGCGGAAGTCGCTTTTTTTGGGCTTTCCCCAACAGATGTAAATGAGATTTCTGAAGAGAAAAGTGTTCGGGGTAATATAATCGTTAAACTTCTTGATCGACCAAAAAAATTATTGGCTACTATTCTTATCGCTAATAATGCCATTAATATTGGGGTGGTACTGCTATTCAGTACCATTGGTAATTCTGTTTTTGCAAATGTTGAGTTAGAATGGGTACGGTTTCTTCTGGAGGTCGTTGTTGCTACTTTTTTAATATTGATGTTTGGTGAGATTTTACCAAAAGTCTATGCCAACCGCAATAGAAAAGCGTTTGCCCACTTTATGTCTTACCCTCTTAATGTATTGGATTTTATGTTCAGTCCGTTGAGTCTTCCTATGCGGGCGGGTACCCTATTTTTATATGATAAGCTGGGCAAACAAAAATCTAATTTAAGTGTTGATCACCTTTCTCAAGCATTGGAATTAACTTCAGATGGTGATACCACCAAAGAGGAACAGAAGATATTACAAGGTATAGTAACCTTTGGAAATACGGATACCAAACAGGTAATGCGTCCGCGTATAGATATCTTTGCGGTTAGTGAGGATATGAAGTTTCTTGATATTTTAGCGGAGATCAAAAAGCATGGGTATTCTAGGATTCCTGTTTTTTCGGAGAATATGGACAATGTTCTGGGAGTGCTCTACGTTAAAGATTTGTTGCCCTATATAGATAGAAAGACCTTTAATTGGATGACGCTAATCCGTGAACCCTATTTTGTTCCGGAAAACAAAAAGCTAGATGACTTATTACTAGAGTTTCAGGAAAAAAAGAACCATTTGGCGGTAGTCGTAGATGAGTACGGAGGTACATCTGGTATTGTTACCTTAGAGGACATTATAGAAGAAATAGTAGGTGATATAAGTGATGAATTTGATGATGAAGACCTTATTTTTTCAAAACTAGATGATTTTAATTTTGTTTTTGATGGGAAGACTGCGTTAAAGGATTTTTATCGCGTAGCTAAAATTGATAATGAAACCGAGTTTGAAGAGCAAAAGGGAGAATCTGAAACCATTGCCGGTTTTGTGCTTGAAATAGCAGGGAGTTTTCCCAAAAGAGGAGAGGTCATAGTATTTAACGAATATCAGTTTGTAGTAGAAAGCCTTGATAAAAAGCGGTTGAAGCAAATAAAAATAACGTTGCCCCAAGATGTACAGATATAG
- the gldD gene encoding gliding motility lipoprotein GldD produces MYRYSFFLLLVFILAIGCKEEVLPKPKAQLRLEYEAPKQGKLQAEYFIFDYNTKAKIKNQTKTSLVLGYPEMKGEIYINYKKVENNVEKLLADAQRLSYEHSVKADGILEQPFVNEENGVYGMFYEVTGNAASQAQFYVTDSTTNFVTGSLYFYTRPNYDSIYPAAAYLQNDIRGIMETLKWKE; encoded by the coding sequence ATGTACAGATATAGTTTTTTTCTTTTACTGGTATTCATATTAGCTATTGGCTGTAAAGAGGAGGTCTTGCCAAAACCTAAAGCGCAACTACGTTTGGAATATGAGGCTCCAAAGCAAGGAAAATTGCAGGCGGAATATTTTATATTCGATTACAATACCAAGGCCAAAATAAAAAACCAAACAAAGACTTCTCTAGTTTTAGGGTACCCGGAGATGAAGGGTGAGATATACATTAACTATAAAAAGGTAGAGAACAATGTAGAAAAGTTGCTCGCTGATGCCCAAAGATTAAGTTATGAGCACTCCGTAAAAGCAGACGGTATATTGGAACAGCCTTTTGTAAATGAAGAAAACGGTGTTTACGGTATGTTTTATGAGGTTACCGGTAATGCCGCATCACAAGCACAATTTTATGTTACCGATAGTACTACTAATTTTGTAACAGGCTCATTATACTTCTACACGAGACCTAATTATGATTCTATATATCCAGCGGCAGCCTATCTTCAAAATGATATTCGTGGGATTATGGAAACTTTAAAGTGGAAAGAATAG
- a CDS encoding GntR family transcriptional regulator translates to MSLIYIIQRLKEVNSLTKHEQLVHGVIEALDSGELSVGDKLPSINKMVSDIGYARKTIVKAYEELKERGLVESKKLKGYFIISDETKVTLRIALLLFSFQRFQEDFYNTFRKELGKRYQIDVFFHHNNVSVFETIFNNIRGKYGMYVVAPIPDQVIKPLLETIEPQKLLIVDRYLPMPEEYSYISQEFEATTFDKLTELLPEIRKYKKLVLFYAENRDYPRGILLAFHRFIADYGINGVVLEDYIEGSLEKDTIYFFINDASLWELLKDCHNSDLVVGQDVGVLSHNDHIIKEIAFGGITTISTDFKDMATMAAHHVKNNMVSKTIVTSKLFKRNSL, encoded by the coding sequence ATGTCTTTAATCTATATCATCCAACGACTAAAAGAAGTAAATAGTTTAACCAAGCACGAGCAACTGGTGCACGGTGTTATAGAAGCTTTGGATTCTGGGGAGCTATCGGTTGGAGATAAATTACCTTCCATAAACAAAATGGTGTCCGACATTGGCTATGCAAGAAAGACAATAGTTAAAGCATATGAGGAATTAAAGGAAAGAGGACTGGTAGAATCTAAAAAATTAAAAGGATATTTTATTATAAGTGATGAAACCAAGGTTACTTTAAGAATAGCCTTGCTTTTATTTTCTTTTCAGCGTTTTCAAGAAGATTTTTATAATACGTTTAGAAAAGAGTTGGGGAAACGCTATCAAATAGATGTTTTTTTTCATCACAATAATGTTTCCGTTTTTGAAACTATATTTAATAATATTAGAGGGAAGTACGGAATGTATGTGGTTGCGCCTATTCCAGACCAGGTAATCAAACCCTTACTTGAAACAATTGAACCTCAAAAATTATTGATAGTTGACCGGTATTTGCCCATGCCGGAAGAATATTCCTATATCTCTCAGGAATTTGAGGCAACTACGTTTGATAAGTTAACAGAGCTGCTTCCGGAAATTAGAAAATATAAGAAGCTGGTTCTTTTTTATGCTGAAAATAGAGATTACCCACGCGGTATTCTGTTGGCTTTTCACAGGTTCATTGCAGATTATGGTATAAACGGCGTGGTGTTAGAGGATTATATTGAAGGTTCTCTTGAAAAGGATACGATCTATTTCTTCATTAATGACGCTTCACTCTGGGAGTTGCTTAAGGATTGCCATAATTCTGATTTAGTAGTAGGGCAAGATGTGGGTGTGCTATCTCATAATGATCATATAATTAAGGAAATTGCTTTTGGGGGCATTACTACAATCTCTACGGATTTTAAAGATATGGCTACAATGGCGGCCCATCACGTAAAAAATAACATGGTTTCTAAAACTATTGTAACTTCTAAATTGTTTAAGCGTAATTCACTTTAA